In the genome of Ensifer sp. WSM1721, the window GTCACCAGCGGTCACGACCTGCCCCGCGTCTATGACGGAATCTATCGCGCCGCCCTCTCCTACGGCATGAACGCCGACATGGTCGCGCTCATCGTCAAGCTGCTCGCGAGCAATGTCGATTTCCAGGCCCAGCTCAAGCCGACGGATTCGCTCGAAGCCTTTTTCTCCGTCACCGATGAAAGCGGGCAGGCAACAGAGGAGTCGGAGCTTCTCTACGTCAACGCCAAATTCGGCGATGCGGAAACGCGCTTCTACCGCTTCCAGGATCCGGACGACAATTCGATCGACTATTTCGACAAGGACGGCAAGAGCATCCGCCAGTTCCTGCTGCGCAACCCGGTTCCGAACGGTCATTTCCGTTCCGGCTTCGGCATGCGCCGTCACCCGATCCTCGGTTTCTCGCGCATGCACACGGGCGTCGACTGGTCCGCCCCTCGCGGCACCCCGATCATTGCAGCGGGCAACGGCGTCGTGGAGAAGGCGGGTTGGGATTCCGGAGGCTATGGCAACCAGACGCTGATCCGCCATGCCAACGGCTATGTCTCGTCCTACAACCACCAAAGTGCGATCGCCAAGAGCGTGAAGCCCGGCGCCAAGGTCGTGCAGGGTCAGGTGATCGGCTGGGTCGGAACGACCGGCCTTTCGACCGGTCCGCACCTCCATTACGAATTGATCGTCAACGGCAACAAGGTCGACCCGCTCCGCATCCGCTTGCCAGGAGGAAAGTCGCTTTCCGGCGAGGCGCTGGCAAAGTTCGAGGAAGAGCGCGAGCGCATCGACGAACTCCTCGGCAGGGACGATGCCAGCGAGGTCGCGAGTCAATAACCGCGAAACCGGTTTGATACGAACGCAAGAAGGCCGCCCATGGGCGGCCTTCTCTCTTCGGTGGTGAGGCCGCCTAAAGCGCGGCGCGTTCAATCGAATTCATGCGACGCGCTTTACTGCATGTGTCCTTAAATCGTACCCGATTTAAGGACAAAAACATGCAGCAGTTCAAAGTGCTACAGCGTCCTTTGTGCGTCTGCAAAGACGCACGGCGCTGTAGGTCCCGTGTTTTGTGCATGTCGTTGTCCCAAAGCCGCGGCGCACTTTTGGGCGACATGCATTAGGCGGCTTCCTGCGCGGCGGGCGCACCGCGTTTGAAGTTCAACCGGTCGGACCCGGCCAGCACCTTGATCCCCGAGCCGTCCGGGAACTCGCCCTGCAGCATTTTCTCCGCGAGCGGATCCTGGACATACTTCTGGATCGCGCGCTTCAACGGCCGGGCACCGTAAGCCGGATCGTAGCCTCTTTCCGCGAGGAAGGTCCGCGCTTCGTCCTCGAGTTCGAGCGTGATCTTGCGCTCGGCAAGGAGCTTGCGCAGCCTTTCGAGCTGAATGTCGACGATCGCGCCCATCTGTGCCCGGTGCAGCCGGTGGAACAGGATAATCTCGTCGACACGGTTCAGGAATTCCGGACGGAAAGCGGCTCTCACCACTTCCATGACCTGATCGCGAACCGCGTCGCTGTCCTCGTCCTCACCAAGTGCGGCCAGGTATTCCGCACCAAGATTCGAGGTCATGATGATCATCGTGTTCTTGAAGTCGACGGTACGCCCTTGACCATCGGTCAAGCGCCCATCGTCGAGCACCTGCAGAAGCACGTTGAAGACATCCGGATGCGCTTTCTCGATCTCGTCGAACAGCACGACCTGGTAAGGCCGGCGGCGAACGGATTCGGTCAGCGCCCCGCCTTCTTCATAGCCGACGTAGCCGGGAGGCGCGCCGATCAGCCGGGCGACCGAGTGCTTCTCCATATATTCCGACATGTCGATCCGCATCAACGCGGTCTCGTCATCGAACAGGAAGCGGGCAAGCGCCTTGGTAAGCTCCGTCTTGCCGACCCCGGTGGGGCCGAGGAAGATGAACGACCCGATCGGCCGGTTCGGATCCTGCAGTCCGGCGCGCGCGCGGCGAACGGCCCGTGAGACCGCCTGCACAGCATCGCCCTGGCCGACCACCCATTTCGCCAGTTCGTCTTCCATCCGGAGCAGCTTTTCACGCTCGCCTTCCAGCATCTTGTCGACCGGGATACCGGTCCAGCGCGAAACGACATGGGCGATGTTGTCCGGCGTCACAACCTCCTGCACCATCGGGTTTGCGTTCGCGCCGTCCTGGCTTTCCGCCGCGGCAAGCTCCTTCTCGAGCTTCGGGATCACGCCATAGGCAAGCTCCCCTGCCCGCTGGAATTCACCCTTGCGCTGGACGATCTGAAGCTCGTTGCGTGCTTCGTCGAGCTCTTTCTTGAGATCGGCGGCCCGCCCGAGCTTCTGCTTTTCCGCCTGCCAGCGCGCCGTCAGAGCAGCGGCCTGCTCCTCGAGCGCCGAAAGGTCGAGTTCCAGCTTCGCGAGGCGATCCTTGGAGGACGCATCGGTCTCCTTCTTCAGCGCTTCGCGCTCGATCTTGAGTTGGATCACGCGACGGTCGAGTTCGTCGAGCTCCTCGGGCTTCGAGTCGACCTGCATCCTCAGACGCGAAGCCGACTCGTCCATGAGGTCGATCGCCTTGTCCGGCAGGAAGCGGTCGGTGATGTAACGGTTGGAAAGCGTCGCAGCCGCAACCAGCGCGGAATCCGAGATCCGCACCTTGTGGTGCTGCTCGTATTTTTCCTTCAAACCCCTGAGGATCGAGATCGTATCCTCGACCGTCGGCTCTTCGATGAATACGGGCTGGAACCGGCGGGCAAGCGCGGCATCCTTCTCGACATGCTTGCGGTACTCGTCGAGCGTCGTCGCGCCGACGCAATGCAGCTCGCCGCGGGCAAGCGCGGGCTTCAGGAGGTTCGAGGCATCCATCGCCCCGTCCGCCTTGCCGGCGCCGACCAGCGTGTGCATCTCGTCGATGAACAGGATGATCTCGCCTTCTTCCGAGCGAACCTCGTTGAGTACGGCCTTCAGCCGCTCTTCGAACTCGCCGCGATATTTCGCCCCGGCAATCAGCGCTCCCATGTCGAGCGCCATCAGTCGCTTGTCCTTCAGGCTCTCCGGCACGTCACCATTGACAATCCTCAGCGCCAGGCCTTCGGCGATCGCCGTCTTGCCGACGCCCGGCTCGCCGATCAGCACCGGATTGTTCTTCGTTCGGCGGGACAGCACCTGGATGGTGCGGCGGATTTCCTCGTCGCGGCCGATCACCGGATCGAGTTTGCCCTCCCGCGCTTCAGCGGTGAGATCGCGTGCGTATTTCTTGAGCGAATCGAAGCCCTGCTCCGCGTTCGCGCTGTCGGCGGTCCGGCCCTTGCGGATCTCGTTGATGACCTGGTTGAGCTTGGTCGGCGTCACACCGGCCTTGGAAAGGATCGAAGCGGTTGCGGCAGAGCTTTCGATCGCCAGCGCCAGAAGCAGGCGTTCGACAGTCACGAAACTGTCGCCGGCCTTCTTGGCCGCCTCCTCGGCAGTCGTGAAAACCTTGGCGAGCGGCTGGGAGAGATAGACGGACCCGCTGCCGCCAGTGACCTTCGGGAGCTTTGCCAGCGCCGCAGCCGTGCCGGCGCGCGCCTCACGCGCGTCGCCCCCGGCGCGCTCGATGAGCGAAGCGGCCATGCCCTGGTCGTCGTCGAGCAATATCTTGAGGACGTGTTCCGGCGTGAACTGCTGGTGGCCCTCTGCCAAGGCATAGGTCTGTGCCGATTGAAGGAAGCCGCGAACGCGCTCGGAATATTTTTCGATATTCATTCTTTACCTCCATAAACCGGCGAGCCCATCATCGTGGCACTGGCCGGTGTTTCAGGATCGGCTCCCGCATTCGGCAAGCCTGTCATTATCTCTCGTCCTCGCCTTGCGCGGGATCAGGTGTTCAGGGCGAATATGGGACGGCGCTCTGCGAAATTAAAGGGCGTCGTAACTGCATGTTTCCTTAAATCGTATCCGATTCAAGGATAAAAACATGCGGCAATACAAAAGGGCTACGGCGACCTTTGCGCGTCTGACCAGACGCGCGGCGCTGCAAGCATCGCGGCGAAATGAGGCCAGGAAAAATCGGCCTGGTCGCGGGTGGTACGGAAAACAAAAGGCCCAGCCGGCGACGGCTGGGCCTTCTTTTACATTGGCGCGAGGATGAAGTGCCGAAGCGTTATTCGGAGGCGGCAAGCACCGGTGTGGTGCCGCCGGCGTCGGTCGCCGGCTGTTCGCCGGCCGCCTCCTCCTGCGCGCCGTGGCGCGGCTGGCGGCGGGGCCGGTTTGCGCTACGGCGGCGGGAGTTCCCGCGACCGGACGAAACTGCCGGCGTTTCCTCTTCCATTGCGACCTCGGCTGGCGTGCCCTCGATCACCGGCTGGGGGCCGGAACCGTCGATGATCGGCTGGGGTTCGCTGACGGGTGCCGCGGCTGCGACGCCCGGTGCTTCATCGACGTAGACCTGATCCAGATCGTCCTGGTCGCGGTCGACAACGTCGCGATCCTGGTAGTCCTGGCGCTCTTCCCGCTGGAAACGATCCTGCATCTGCGCCTGCGCTGCCGCGATGATGCGGTTGTAGTGCTCGGCATGCTGCAGGTAGTTTTCCGCCATGACGCGGTCGCCGGAGCTCTGGGCGTCGCGGGCAAGCGCTGCGTATTTCTCAGCGATGTGCTGGGCGGTGCCGCGAATCTTAACGTCGGGGCCGGAGCTATCGTAAGTCCGCGTCAAGGGATTAGATCCCTTGCGGTTGTTTCCATTTCCGTTGTTGTTATTCCGCCCACGGCCGCGCTTGTTTTGCTGTCCAGGCCTCATAGTCCATTCACCCGAATTTTCTTGATAATGATGATCATGTGATTCCGCTCTCGGCACGACTCTCCGCGCCCGAGTAAACACGCGCCACGGCAGACCGCTCGTTCGCGATCTCGGCGCCGGCTGACGTCAAATTAACAGGTACCCGCACAAGGCACTGTCGAACCCTAGCAACTCTTTCTTGAGAGCAATCCCCGTGGCCAGGTCATACTGGAACGAATCTTTGGTCCATGACCTTCTGCCCAGTGCGCGGGGTGAAACTAGCCCGCTTCCTTTGGGATTCCAAGCCCTTTCTTTGCACTTCCAGAAAAGAGAGGCGCTAGTGCAGCATTTTTTCAACGGTCATTGCTGCGTTCAACGTCCTGCTCGAACACGAGGACCCGGTCGTTACCGCCAAGATCCTTCACACCGCTGAGCAAGCGAAATCCTTGCGCTTCGAAAAGCGCAGTCACCGCCTGCTTTTGGTCGAAACCGATTTCCAAGCCAAGTAGGCCGTCCGTTTCAAGATGGCGACTGGCGTGAAGAGCAATGGCACGATAGGCATCCAGCCCTTCGTCTCCGCCGTCAAGTGCGGCAACCGGATCGTGGTATTTCACCTCCGGATCAAGCTCTGCAATGACACTGGACCGTATATACGGCGGATTTGAGACGATGACGTCGAACCGCCCTTCCACAGCCTCGAACCAGTTGCTGCGCAACGTTTCGAAGCGTTCTGCCAAGCCATTCCTGTGAGCGTTTTCTCGTGCCGTCTGCAAGGCGTTGTTCGATATATCGGTACCGAGACCCCGTGCGTCAAGTACCGCGTTGAGAAGAGCGAGACAGATTGCCCCGGTTCCTGTCCCGAGATCGAGGATCCGGCAGCTTCCCTTTCTTGCGGCGATGCGCCGCACATGGGGTATCAGGCAGTCGACCAGCGTTTCGGTATCGGGCCGAGGTTCCAGCGTGTCCTTCGAGAGCTTCAGGTTCAGACCGAAAAACTCGCGCTCGCCGAGGATTCGATGGACGGGCTCATGGGCCGCGCGACGTTCGATGGCGGCCCGTATCCGCGCCGCATCCGCCTCACCGACGGGCTCCCCTCCCCGCGTCACCAATGCGGCGCGCGAAAGGCCGAGCAGGCCGGAAACCAGATGCCGGGCATCGAGCGCTGCCGCTTCGATGCCGGCGGCCTTCAGCTTGTCGCGGCTTTCGGCCAGAAGGCTGTCGAGTGTCTCGGCCATCGTCCTTCAGTTCTGCCTTTCGCCGAGGAGGGCGAGCTGGCTCGCCTGATGGTCGGCCAGCAGCGCATCCACCACCTCGTCGATTTCCCCCTCCATCATGCGGTCGAGCTTGTAGAGGGTAAGATTGATGCGATGGTCGGTTATGCGCCCCTGCGGGAAGTTATAGGTGCGAATGCGCTCCGAGCGGTCGCCGGATCCCACCTGGCTCTTGCGGTCCGCCGAACGCTCGCTGTCGGCGCGCTGGCGCTCCATGTCGTAAAGCCGCGAGCGCAGCACCTGCATCGCCTTGGCACGGTTCTGATGCTGCGACTTCTCCGAGCTGGTGACGACGATGCCGGTCGGGATATGGGTGATGCGCACGGCCGAATCCGTCGTGTTGACGTGCTGACCGCCGGCGCCGGAGGAGCGCATGGTGTCGATGCGGATGTCCTCGGGCCGGACCTCGACATCGATCTCTTCGGCTTCCGGCAGGACGGCGACAGTGGCCGCCGACGTGTGGATGCGGCCGCTCGCCTCCGTTTCCGGAACACGCTGCACCCGGTGGACGCCGGACTCGAACTTCAGCCGCGAAAACACGCCGCGCCCGGAAACGGTCGCGATGATTTCCTTGTAGCCTCCGGCCTCGCCTTCGCTCGCCGAAAGCACTTCGACGCGCCAGCCCTTGGTGGAGGCATAGCGTTCGTACATGCGGAAGAGGTCACCGGCAAAGAGTGCGGCTTCCGAACCGCCGGTGCCGGCACGGATTTCGAGTATGGCGCTCTTTTCGTCGGCCGCATCCTTCGGCAGGAGCAGGATCTGGATCTCCTGCTCGAGCGCTTCTATCCGCTCCTCGACCTCGGGCTTTTCCATCTCCGCGAGGTCGCGCATCTCCTTGTCCGTCGCGCGGTCGGAAAGCATCGTCTCGATATCGGCAAGCTCCCGCTCGGCCTGTTGGTAGGCGCGGATCTTCGTCACCACCGGCTGCAGCTCGGAATATTCCGACGCGAGTTTCACATAGACGTCGGCAGAGGGGCCGGCGGACATGCGAGCTTCGATCTCGCCGAACCGCCTTTCCAGTTCGCGCATCTTTTCAACGGGAAGCTTTGCCAAGTTTTACTCCAAATGCGTTTGGCCCCGTCCGGATGCTGTCCGGACGAAGACACCAGCGCTCTGATTCAGCCTATACCGGTATGCCGTTTGCGGCCGCGAAATCGACCAGGAGCTGCCGGACCGACGTCTCGGCCTTGACGTCGTCGAGCGCAGCATCGAGCACCTCGGCCAGCTTGCCGGCGTCGAGCGCCAAGAGCATGGCCTTGACCGGGCCGACGGCCGTCGGCGACATCGAAACCGACCGGAAGCCGAGCCCGAGCAGTGCCATGGCCGAAAGCGGCTTGCTCGCCATTTCGCCGCAGAGCGTCACCGGCGTGTTATTGCGTTCGCCGGCGCGCACGATGTCGCGGAGAAGGCGCAGGAACGGCCGCCCGAGCGTATCGAAACGATCGGAGACGCGGGCATTGCCGCGGTCGACCGCCATGGCGAATTGGAAGAGATCGTTCGAGCCGACCGAGACGAAATCCACTTCCGCCATCAGTTCGTCGAGCTGCCAGAGCAGAGCCGGCACTTCCAGCATCGCTCCGAATTGCAGCTTGCGCGGCAATTGCTCGCCTATCTTCGATTGGCGCTCGATTTCCTTCTGCAGGAGTTCGCGCGCGGCTCTAAGCTCCGCCACCTCCGTCACCATCGGCAGCATCAGCTTGAGTTCGGCCCCGGCCGTCGCTCTGAGCATTGCCCTGAACTGGGTTCGCAGCAAACCGGGCCGGTCGAGCGACAGCCGAAGGGCGCGCCAGCCGAGCGCTGGGTTCTCCTCCTCGGCGGCACGGAAGTAGGGTACGACCTTGTCTCCGCCGATATCGAGCGTGCGGAAGGTCACCGGCTTGCCTCCCGTCTGCTTCATGACATTGCGATAGAAGTCTTCCTGTTCCTCCGCCTTGGGCATGGTGGAGGCGATCATGAATTGCAGTTCGGTGCGGAAGAGGCCGATGCCCTCCGCTCCTGCCTCGTTCAAATGCGGCAGATCGACGAGCAGACCGGCATTCATCTGCAATGTAATGCGCTTGCCGTCCTTCGTCAGCGGCTCGACGTCCTTCAGTGCACGGAACTGTGCCTGGCGGCGGGCACGGAAACGAACCTTTTCCTCGTAGGCGCGCTGCAGGTCGGTCAACGGCCGCAGATGGACCTTCGCATCGTCACCGTCGACGATGATGGCGTCACGGTTTTCGGCAAGCGCCACGGCCCCTGCCGCCTGCCCGACCACCGGAATGCCCATCGCGCGGGCGACGATCACCACGTGACTGGTGACCGCTCCCTCCTCAAGGACCAGGCCGCGCACGTTCTCGCGCGGGTAATCGAGCAGTTCGGCGGCACCCATGGCGCGCGCGACGATGATCGCGTCGTTCGGGAAATCGGCCGCCGACAGTTTGGCGCCATAGCCGGAAAGCTGGCGCAAGAGCCGGTTGGCGAGATCATCGAAATCGTGCATGCGCTCGCGCAGGTAAGGGTCCGTGAGGCGCATCATCCGCGCCTTGGTCTCGCTCTGCACCCGCTCCACCGCCGCTTCGGCCGTGAGGCCGTTGCGAATTGCTTCCTCAAGCTTTCTCACCCAGCCGCGGTCATGGGCGAACATGCGATAGGTTTCGAGCACGGCGCGGTGCTCGCCCTCCATCGACACGTCACGGCGTGACAGCATGTCGTCGATCGAGATGCGGAGCGACCCGAGCGCCTCAGCAAGCCGCTGCAGCTCCTGGTCGGTATCCTCGTTGAGCAGATTGGTGACGACGATTCTCGGCTCGTGCAGCACGACGTAGCCGAGCCCGATGCCCTCGCCGTAACTGTTGCCCTCTATGGTCACGGGCCGCGAGAGATCGAGTTCCAAGCCGGGCTTTGTGATCTTCTTGAGCTCGCCCGTCGCCACCATTTCGGCGAGCACCATCGCGGTCGTCTCGAGAGCCTCGACCTCGTCCTCACGATAGTTGCGCATCGCCTTGTTCTGCACGACGAGCACGCCGAGCGCGCGGCCGGTGCGGAGAATCGGCACGCCGAGGAACGAGTGGTATATCTCTTCGCCCGTTTCCGGCAGGTAAGTGAAGGCCGGATGCGACTGCGCATCGGAGAGATTGAGCGGCCGCGCCGAAGCGGCGATCGTGCCGACGAGGCCCTGCCCCATCTTCAATTGCGCCAGGTGCACGGCGGTCTTGTTTAGACCTTCGGTGGCGTAGAGTTCGAGCACGCCGTCGGAGCGCAGCACATAGACGGAGCACACTTCCGCGACCATGTTCTGCGCGATCTGGCGCACGATCCGGTCAAGGCGCTCCTGCGGCTCGAGCGGTTCCGCCATGAGCTCGCGCAACCGCTTGAGGAGAACGCGCGGACCCGCGGAAAGGTCTCTCATCGCGTAGGGTCTCCACAATCAAGAATAAACCACGGCATGTGACAGGATATCGCGGCCGTGACCAGCCGCGAATCCCAAATCGAACGCCTGCTGTTTAACTCTTATCCAGACCGTAAGCGGAATGCAAAGTGCGAACCGCCAATTCGGCATATGGTCCGTCGATCAGGATGGAAATCTTGATCTCGGAGGTGGTGATCGCCTTGATGTTGATGCCCTTCTCGGCGAGCGCCCGGAAAGCGGAAGCGGCAACGCCCGCATGGCTGCGCATGCCGATGCCGATGACCGAGACCTTGACGAGGCCGGATTCCGACTGGGCGACATCGTAGCCGATCTTCTCCTTGTTTTCCGAAAGCACCCTCAGCGCCTTGTTGACGTCGCCGGACGGCACGGTGAAGGTCATGTCGGTCTTGGAGCCGTCCTCCGAAATGTTCTGCACGATCATGTCGACGTTGATATGAGCCTCGGCGAGCGGCCCGAAGATCGCGGCGGAAACGCCGGGCCGGTCGGCCAGGCGGCGCAGCGAGATCTGGGCTTCATCCTTGGCATAGGCAATGCCGGTTACGACTTCCTGTTCCACGATCTCATCCTCATCACAAATCAGCGTTCCGGGCGGGTTCAGAAGGTCACCCATGCCCGGCGCATCGGGATCCTCGAAAGACGAGCGCACGAAGGTACGCACCTTGTGCACCATGGCGAGCTCGACCGAGCGCACCTGCAGCACCTTCGCGCCGAGGGAGGCCATTTCCAGCATTTCCTCGAAGGCGATCTTCTTCAGCCGCCGCGCCTTCGGCTCGATGCGTGGGTCGGTCGTGTAGACGCCATCGACGTCCGTGTAGATGTCGCAGCGGTCGGCCTTGACGGCGGCGGCGATCG includes:
- the clpB gene encoding ATP-dependent chaperone ClpB — encoded protein: MNIEKYSERVRGFLQSAQTYALAEGHQQFTPEHVLKILLDDDQGMAASLIERAGGDAREARAGTAAALAKLPKVTGGSGSVYLSQPLAKVFTTAEEAAKKAGDSFVTVERLLLALAIESSAATASILSKAGVTPTKLNQVINEIRKGRTADSANAEQGFDSLKKYARDLTAEAREGKLDPVIGRDEEIRRTIQVLSRRTKNNPVLIGEPGVGKTAIAEGLALRIVNGDVPESLKDKRLMALDMGALIAGAKYRGEFEERLKAVLNEVRSEEGEIILFIDEMHTLVGAGKADGAMDASNLLKPALARGELHCVGATTLDEYRKHVEKDAALARRFQPVFIEEPTVEDTISILRGLKEKYEQHHKVRISDSALVAAATLSNRYITDRFLPDKAIDLMDESASRLRMQVDSKPEELDELDRRVIQLKIEREALKKETDASSKDRLAKLELDLSALEEQAAALTARWQAEKQKLGRAADLKKELDEARNELQIVQRKGEFQRAGELAYGVIPKLEKELAAAESQDGANANPMVQEVVTPDNIAHVVSRWTGIPVDKMLEGEREKLLRMEDELAKWVVGQGDAVQAVSRAVRRARAGLQDPNRPIGSFIFLGPTGVGKTELTKALARFLFDDETALMRIDMSEYMEKHSVARLIGAPPGYVGYEEGGALTESVRRRPYQVVLFDEIEKAHPDVFNVLLQVLDDGRLTDGQGRTVDFKNTMIIMTSNLGAEYLAALGEDEDSDAVRDQVMEVVRAAFRPEFLNRVDEIILFHRLHRAQMGAIVDIQLERLRKLLAERKITLELEDEARTFLAERGYDPAYGARPLKRAIQKYVQDPLAEKMLQGEFPDGSGIKVLAGSDRLNFKRGAPAAQEAA
- a CDS encoding DUF4167 domain-containing protein, coding for MRPGQQNKRGRGRNNNNGNGNNRKGSNPLTRTYDSSGPDVKIRGTAQHIAEKYAALARDAQSSGDRVMAENYLQHAEHYNRIIAAAQAQMQDRFQREERQDYQDRDVVDRDQDDLDQVYVDEAPGVAAAAPVSEPQPIIDGSGPQPVIEGTPAEVAMEEETPAVSSGRGNSRRRSANRPRRQPRHGAQEEAAGEQPATDAGGTTPVLAASE
- the prmC gene encoding peptide chain release factor N(5)-glutamine methyltransferase translates to MAETLDSLLAESRDKLKAAGIEAAALDARHLVSGLLGLSRAALVTRGGEPVGEADAARIRAAIERRAAHEPVHRILGEREFFGLNLKLSKDTLEPRPDTETLVDCLIPHVRRIAARKGSCRILDLGTGTGAICLALLNAVLDARGLGTDISNNALQTARENAHRNGLAERFETLRSNWFEAVEGRFDVIVSNPPYIRSSVIAELDPEVKYHDPVAALDGGDEGLDAYRAIALHASRHLETDGLLGLEIGFDQKQAVTALFEAQGFRLLSGVKDLGGNDRVLVFEQDVERSNDR
- the prfA gene encoding peptide chain release factor 1, with the protein product MAKLPVEKMRELERRFGEIEARMSAGPSADVYVKLASEYSELQPVVTKIRAYQQAERELADIETMLSDRATDKEMRDLAEMEKPEVEERIEALEQEIQILLLPKDAADEKSAILEIRAGTGGSEAALFAGDLFRMYERYASTKGWRVEVLSASEGEAGGYKEIIATVSGRGVFSRLKFESGVHRVQRVPETEASGRIHTSAATVAVLPEAEEIDVEVRPEDIRIDTMRSSGAGGQHVNTTDSAVRITHIPTGIVVTSSEKSQHQNRAKAMQVLRSRLYDMERQRADSERSADRKSQVGSGDRSERIRTYNFPQGRITDHRINLTLYKLDRMMEGEIDEVVDALLADHQASQLALLGERQN
- the ptsP gene encoding phosphoenolpyruvate--protein phosphotransferase, which codes for MRDLSAGPRVLLKRLRELMAEPLEPQERLDRIVRQIAQNMVAEVCSVYVLRSDGVLELYATEGLNKTAVHLAQLKMGQGLVGTIAASARPLNLSDAQSHPAFTYLPETGEEIYHSFLGVPILRTGRALGVLVVQNKAMRNYREDEVEALETTAMVLAEMVATGELKKITKPGLELDLSRPVTIEGNSYGEGIGLGYVVLHEPRIVVTNLLNEDTDQELQRLAEALGSLRISIDDMLSRRDVSMEGEHRAVLETYRMFAHDRGWVRKLEEAIRNGLTAEAAVERVQSETKARMMRLTDPYLRERMHDFDDLANRLLRQLSGYGAKLSAADFPNDAIIVARAMGAAELLDYPRENVRGLVLEEGAVTSHVVIVARAMGIPVVGQAAGAVALAENRDAIIVDGDDAKVHLRPLTDLQRAYEEKVRFRARRQAQFRALKDVEPLTKDGKRITLQMNAGLLVDLPHLNEAGAEGIGLFRTELQFMIASTMPKAEEQEDFYRNVMKQTGGKPVTFRTLDIGGDKVVPYFRAAEEENPALGWRALRLSLDRPGLLRTQFRAMLRATAGAELKLMLPMVTEVAELRAARELLQKEIERQSKIGEQLPRKLQFGAMLEVPALLWQLDELMAEVDFVSVGSNDLFQFAMAVDRGNARVSDRFDTLGRPFLRLLRDIVRAGERNNTPVTLCGEMASKPLSAMALLGLGFRSVSMSPTAVGPVKAMLLALDAGKLAEVLDAALDDVKAETSVRQLLVDFAAANGIPV
- a CDS encoding aspartate kinase, giving the protein MARIVMKFGGTSVADLNRIHNVARHVKREVDAGHEVAVVVSAMSGKTNELVGWVENMPKVAGSNAPFYDAREYDAVVASGEQVTSGLLAIALQSMGINARSWQGWQLPVKTDNAHGAARILDIDGADIIRRMGEGQVAVVAGFQGLGPDNRVATLGRGGSDTSAVAIAAAVKADRCDIYTDVDGVYTTDPRIEPKARRLKKIAFEEMLEMASLGAKVLQVRSVELAMVHKVRTFVRSSFEDPDAPGMGDLLNPPGTLICDEDEIVEQEVVTGIAYAKDEAQISLRRLADRPGVSAAIFGPLAEAHINVDMIVQNISEDGSKTDMTFTVPSGDVNKALRVLSENKEKIGYDVAQSESGLVKVSVIGIGMRSHAGVAASAFRALAEKGINIKAITTSEIKISILIDGPYAELAVRTLHSAYGLDKS